A single genomic interval of Antarcticibacterium arcticum harbors:
- a CDS encoding aspartate aminotransferase family protein yields the protein MNLFDVYPLYNIAPVKGEGVFVYDKAGTKYLDLYGGHAVISIGHSHPTYVSALKGQVEKLGFYSNSIQNPLQEELAGKLESVSGCENYSLFLCNSGAEANENALKLASFHTGKSRVIYFEKAFHGRTSGVVAVTDNQSIKAPFNTGHKVTRLVFDDVPSLENELKKEDVAAVIFEVIQGVGGLEEATTNFYTEASKLCKKHAALLIADEVQSGYGRTGDFFAFQKHGIRPDIISIAKGMGNGFPMGGILIDQAIQAKHGLLGTTFGGNHLACAAGIAVLDVIEKEQLMENAASIYSYVKSAAAEIPHVKSLKGRGLMIGLEFDFEVAPLRKEMLFTHHIFTGAASNKNLLRILPPLNIQKEHFDTFFKALKQALKNFSESSPATATNIEKS from the coding sequence ATGAACTTATTTGATGTTTATCCATTATATAATATTGCTCCGGTAAAAGGGGAGGGTGTCTTCGTCTATGATAAAGCAGGAACAAAATATCTTGATCTTTATGGCGGCCATGCCGTGATCTCCATTGGCCATTCTCATCCTACCTATGTTTCAGCATTAAAGGGTCAGGTTGAAAAGCTTGGTTTTTATTCCAATTCCATCCAAAACCCCCTTCAGGAGGAACTGGCCGGGAAGCTTGAAAGCGTTTCGGGTTGCGAAAATTACAGTCTTTTTCTTTGTAATTCCGGGGCAGAGGCTAACGAAAATGCTTTAAAACTGGCTTCTTTCCACACGGGGAAAAGCAGGGTTATATATTTTGAAAAAGCCTTTCACGGCCGTACTTCCGGAGTGGTGGCGGTTACAGATAATCAATCTATAAAAGCCCCCTTCAATACAGGTCATAAAGTTACCCGTCTTGTTTTTGACGATGTGCCTTCCCTGGAAAACGAATTGAAAAAAGAAGATGTGGCCGCGGTAATATTTGAGGTGATCCAGGGAGTAGGCGGTCTTGAGGAAGCTACTACAAATTTTTACACAGAAGCGTCAAAGCTATGTAAAAAGCATGCCGCCCTTTTAATTGCAGATGAGGTACAATCGGGTTATGGCAGGACCGGGGATTTCTTTGCTTTTCAAAAACATGGGATACGTCCTGATATAATTTCCATTGCAAAGGGAATGGGGAATGGATTTCCTATGGGAGGTATTCTTATAGACCAAGCCATACAGGCCAAACATGGGCTTCTTGGAACCACTTTTGGAGGGAACCACCTTGCCTGCGCCGCAGGAATCGCAGTGCTGGATGTAATAGAAAAAGAACAGCTTATGGAGAATGCAGCAAGTATTTATTCATACGTGAAGTCTGCGGCCGCAGAAATCCCACATGTAAAAAGCCTTAAAGGTAGGGGTCTAATGATAGGATTGGAATTTGATTTTGAAGTAGCCCCACTTAGGAAAGAAATGCTTTTTACCCACCATATTTTCACCGGGGCGGCATCCAATAAAAATCTGCTGCGTATTTTACCCCCGCTGAATATTCAAAAAGAACATTTTGACACATTCTTTAAAGCCCTAAAGCAAGCTTTAAAAAATTTTTCGGAAAGCTCACCGGCCACCGCAACCAACATTGAAAAATCATAA
- a CDS encoding carbon-nitrogen hydrolase family protein, with translation MIKSYKTMADEYWSKAEIKTLISKFPDGQFCIEIDGKIAGCALSIIVDYDKFDVNHKYEDIIGGENFSTHIKSGDVLYGIDVFIHPDYRGMRLGRRLYEARKELCEQLNLKSIIFGGRIPNYAEYADELTPKKYIDKVKLKEIHDPVLSFQLSNDFHVKKVIKGYLPGDEDSLEFATLMEWNNIYYTKPKKLIDTKKTVVRLGLVQWQMRLFKDYDSLVSQIEFFVDAVSDYQSDFILFPELFNAPLMAQFNHMNEAEAIRGLSSYTDRLLETFREFAMNYNINIITGSMPQVVGEHMHNVGFLCRRDGSYEKYEKLHITPAEESAWGMKGGSILETYDTDCGKIGVLICYDVEFPELPRLLAEEGMNILFVPFMTDTQNGYSRVKICAQSRAVENECYVAIAGSVGNLPKVNNMDIQYAQSAVFTPSDFAFPVNGIKAEATPNTESTLLVDVDLDLLKELHNFGSVRNLKDRRKDLYSIKRKK, from the coding sequence ATGATCAAAAGCTATAAAACTATGGCCGATGAGTATTGGAGCAAAGCTGAGATCAAAACCCTTATCAGTAAATTTCCCGATGGCCAGTTTTGTATCGAAATAGATGGCAAAATAGCGGGCTGTGCCCTTTCAATCATTGTAGATTATGATAAATTTGATGTCAATCATAAATATGAAGATATCATTGGAGGGGAGAATTTTTCTACCCATATCAAGAGTGGGGATGTCCTATACGGGATAGACGTTTTTATTCATCCGGATTACAGGGGGATGCGTCTGGGCCGAAGGTTATATGAAGCGAGAAAAGAATTGTGTGAACAACTCAATTTAAAATCGATCATTTTTGGTGGCAGAATTCCCAATTATGCTGAATATGCCGATGAGCTCACCCCAAAGAAATATATAGATAAGGTTAAACTTAAGGAAATACACGATCCCGTACTGTCATTCCAGTTATCTAATGATTTTCACGTAAAAAAAGTGATCAAAGGATATTTACCCGGGGATGAGGACAGCCTGGAATTTGCCACCTTAATGGAATGGAATAATATCTATTACACCAAACCAAAGAAATTAATAGACACCAAAAAAACTGTTGTAAGGCTGGGTCTGGTACAATGGCAAATGCGCCTCTTCAAGGATTATGATTCCCTGGTCTCCCAGATTGAATTCTTCGTAGATGCGGTAAGTGATTATCAAAGTGATTTTATACTTTTTCCGGAGTTGTTCAATGCCCCGTTAATGGCGCAATTCAACCATATGAATGAAGCGGAAGCTATTCGGGGGCTGTCTTCTTATACAGACAGGTTGCTGGAAACCTTCAGGGAATTTGCAATGAATTACAATATCAACATCATTACCGGAAGCATGCCACAGGTAGTAGGGGAGCATATGCATAATGTGGGCTTTCTATGCCGAAGGGATGGTAGTTATGAAAAATATGAAAAACTGCACATCACCCCGGCCGAGGAATCTGCCTGGGGAATGAAGGGTGGGTCAATCCTGGAAACCTATGATACAGATTGCGGAAAAATAGGAGTGCTTATATGTTATGATGTAGAATTTCCTGAACTACCAAGGTTACTGGCAGAAGAAGGAATGAACATACTGTTTGTACCCTTTATGACAGATACTCAAAACGGGTATTCCCGTGTGAAGATATGTGCACAATCAAGGGCCGTAGAAAACGAATGTTATGTTGCCATTGCAGGTTCTGTTGGAAATTTACCCAAGGTGAACAATATGGATATACAGTACGCTCAAAGTGCGGTGTTTACACCTTCAGATTTTGCTTTTCCCGTGAACGGAATAAAAGCTGAAGCTACGCCAAATACCGAAAGCACCTTGCTGGTAGATGTAGACCTTGACCTGTTAAAAGAACTTCATAATTTTGGAAGTGTTCGTAATTTAAAAGACCGCCGGAAGGACCTTTATTCCATTAAAAGGAAAAAATAA
- the argC gene encoding N-acetyl-gamma-glutamyl-phosphate reductase yields the protein MIQAGIVGGAGYTAGELIRILLNHPGVNINFIYSTSQAGKPVAHIHQDLLGETNLEFSDKINKDADVVFLCLGHGNSIKFLEEHSFSETTKIIDLSTDFRIKAEDNSFKYGLPEMNREEIKNARFIANPGCFATAISLAILPLAGAGLLEDEVHINAVTGSTGAGTSLSETTHFSWRDNNFSAYKAFEHQHLAEITQSVNQLQKSFTSALNFIPNRGNFSRGIHCTAYTVFSGSLEEASALYNYYYKGAAFTFVVEKDLHLKQVVNTNKCLVRLQKFGNKLLITTILDNLLKGASGQAVQNMNLMFGLNETEGLKLKANYF from the coding sequence ATGATACAGGCAGGAATAGTTGGAGGAGCGGGATATACAGCGGGAGAATTGATAAGGATCCTGTTAAATCATCCCGGGGTTAACATTAATTTCATTTACAGCACATCGCAGGCAGGGAAACCGGTAGCCCATATTCATCAGGACCTGTTAGGTGAAACCAACCTTGAATTTAGCGATAAAATTAATAAGGATGCAGATGTGGTTTTCTTATGCCTGGGCCATGGAAATTCAATTAAATTTCTTGAGGAACACAGCTTTTCTGAAACCACAAAGATCATTGACCTTAGCACAGATTTCCGGATTAAAGCTGAAGATAATTCCTTTAAATACGGCCTGCCCGAAATGAACAGGGAAGAGATCAAAAATGCACGGTTCATTGCCAATCCTGGCTGTTTTGCCACCGCTATAAGCCTGGCAATCCTTCCACTTGCAGGTGCAGGTTTGTTGGAAGATGAGGTGCATATCAACGCAGTTACGGGATCTACAGGTGCAGGAACTTCACTTTCAGAAACCACTCATTTTAGCTGGAGAGATAATAATTTTTCAGCTTACAAAGCATTTGAACATCAGCATTTAGCTGAAATAACACAGAGCGTTAATCAGCTTCAGAAAAGTTTTACATCGGCTCTTAATTTCATTCCAAACCGCGGAAATTTTTCAAGAGGAATACACTGTACTGCATATACTGTGTTTTCAGGATCATTGGAAGAAGCGAGCGCTTTATATAATTATTATTATAAAGGAGCGGCATTCACTTTTGTAGTTGAAAAGGATCTGCATTTAAAACAGGTAGTAAATACAAATAAATGTTTGGTACGCCTTCAAAAATTCGGTAATAAATTATTGATTACCACAATACTTGACAATTTGCTTAAAGGGGCATCGGGACAGGCGGTTCAAAATATGAACCTCATGTTTGGATTAAATGAAACCGAAGGCTTAAAACTGAAAGCAAATTATTTTTAA
- a CDS encoding N-acetylornithine carbamoyltransferase gives MENYISISDIDDLQELIAEALQLKKDNTAANLGKGKTLGMLFFNPSLRTRLSTEKAAKLLGMDVMVMNADKDGWALEFEDGAIMNSDKAEHIKEAAAVLSQYCDIIAVRAFPGLKDREKDQAEIVMNSFRKYASVPVINLESATGHPLQGLTDAITIMELQQVKKPKVVLTWAPHPRALPQSVPNSFVEFMQNIDVEFIITNPEGYDLDPQIVKNTTVVHDQDTALKDADFVYVKNWSSFNDYGKILTEDKSWTFSGDKLELTNNAKVMHCLPVRRNVVINDEVLDSENAVVIHQANNRTFAAQAVLQRLLAPSPRRGSYLREK, from the coding sequence ATGGAAAATTACATCAGTATATCAGATATAGATGACCTGCAGGAATTGATCGCGGAAGCCCTTCAGCTCAAAAAAGATAACACCGCCGCAAATCTGGGAAAAGGGAAGACCCTGGGAATGTTGTTTTTTAACCCAAGCCTTAGAACCAGACTTAGTACAGAGAAAGCAGCAAAATTGCTGGGTATGGATGTTATGGTAATGAATGCCGATAAAGATGGCTGGGCCCTGGAATTTGAGGATGGGGCAATTATGAATTCAGATAAAGCTGAACACATTAAGGAAGCAGCCGCCGTGCTTTCCCAATATTGCGATATTATTGCTGTGCGTGCTTTTCCCGGATTAAAAGATCGCGAAAAGGACCAGGCTGAAATTGTGATGAACAGTTTCAGAAAATATGCAAGTGTACCGGTAATAAACCTGGAGAGTGCTACGGGCCATCCGTTGCAGGGCCTTACAGATGCGATCACTATCATGGAACTACAACAGGTTAAAAAGCCCAAAGTTGTGCTTACCTGGGCTCCGCACCCCAGGGCATTGCCACAATCTGTTCCCAACTCTTTTGTGGAATTCATGCAGAACATTGATGTGGAGTTTATAATTACCAATCCTGAAGGCTATGATCTTGATCCTCAAATTGTGAAAAATACCACAGTAGTTCACGATCAGGATACAGCTCTCAAAGATGCCGATTTTGTGTACGTGAAAAACTGGAGCAGTTTTAACGATTATGGGAAGATCCTTACCGAAGATAAAAGCTGGACTTTTAGCGGAGATAAACTGGAATTAACCAACAATGCCAAAGTCATGCATTGCCTTCCGGTTAGGAGAAATGTGGTTATAAATGACGAAGTGTTGGATAGTGAAAATGCTGTAGTGATACACCAGGCAAATAACAGGACTTTTGCCGCTCAGGCGGTTTTGCAAAGGCTGTTAGCCCCCAGCCCCCGAAGGGGGAGTTACTTGAGGGAAAAGTGA
- a CDS encoding sensor histidine kinase: MYTCLTIGLLTMLAREELLLIVYFIVVILLLTTFGIVFFITFQRRKNNLLKEKYEAEKRFEEELTQSKLEIQEQTLKNVGWELHDNIGQLLSVANMQLNILSRSIEESSQRSLGEIKEIVANSLLEVRSLSKSLNNEVINYSGLETSVKNELARFERLNIITPKFIINGESFEIPQKDAIILFRILQEFFSNVIKHSKADKLEVNFEYTPSQLNIFVSDNGLGFDTLNIEKSSGLLNMESRATLIKSTFSLKSVESEGTSLSLSYPNPSHLYE; this comes from the coding sequence ATGTATACTTGTTTAACAATTGGCCTTTTAACTATGCTTGCCCGGGAAGAACTACTACTTATTGTATACTTTATTGTGGTTATATTATTATTAACCACGTTTGGAATAGTTTTCTTTATCACATTCCAAAGAAGGAAAAATAACCTTCTAAAAGAAAAGTATGAAGCTGAAAAACGTTTTGAAGAGGAACTTACCCAGTCCAAACTGGAGATCCAGGAACAAACATTAAAAAATGTGGGTTGGGAACTGCATGATAATATAGGGCAGTTACTCTCTGTGGCCAATATGCAGCTTAACATCCTTTCCAGATCTATTGAGGAATCGTCACAAAGATCTTTAGGAGAAATTAAGGAAATAGTTGCGAATTCGCTTCTGGAGGTAAGATCGCTCTCCAAATCCCTTAACAATGAGGTGATAAATTACTCCGGATTGGAGACTTCAGTAAAAAATGAATTAGCGAGATTTGAAAGATTGAACATCATAACACCGAAATTTATCATCAATGGAGAGAGTTTTGAGATCCCGCAAAAAGATGCCATTATACTTTTCAGGATTTTACAGGAATTTTTCAGCAACGTGATAAAACATTCAAAAGCAGATAAACTGGAGGTTAATTTTGAGTATACGCCTTCTCAATTGAATATTTTTGTTAGTGATAACGGGCTTGGTTTTGACACCCTTAATATTGAAAAGAGTTCGGGCCTATTAAATATGGAAAGCCGGGCAACCTTAATTAAAAGTACCTTTTCATTAAAGTCTGTAGAAAGTGAGGGAACTTCCTTATCTTTAAGCTATCCTAATCCTTCCCATTTATATGAGTAA
- a CDS encoding M20 family metallo-hydrolase yields MNVPNLKLGAVALLRELIQTQSFSGEEEGTALLLEKWLSAHTIPYKKHLNNIWAVNNEFDPSKPTLLLNSHHDTVKPNSGYTRDPYAATVKNGKLFGLGSNDAGGCLVSLLATFTYFYGAKNLKYNILFAGTAEEEINGKNGIACLLPLLPKIDVAIVGEPTLMQMAVAEKGLVVFDAVVKGTPSHAAHPNHDNAIYKTAKVLNWFKNFKFERVSEALGEVKLTVTQINAGSQHNVVPAQVDLVIDVRVNDRYTNAEIEQILLENAPVDEIKARSLRLNSSSIPMEHTLVKAGISIGMKTYGSPTLSDQAMLRCPSLKLGPGDSTRSHSADEFIFVAEIEEGIEKYIQLLEKTIK; encoded by the coding sequence ATGAACGTACCAAATTTGAAATTGGGAGCGGTTGCACTTCTCAGGGAGCTAATCCAAACACAATCCTTTTCCGGAGAGGAGGAAGGCACTGCCTTATTGCTGGAAAAATGGTTGAGCGCTCATACCATTCCGTATAAAAAACATTTAAATAATATTTGGGCAGTCAATAATGAATTTGATCCTTCAAAACCAACATTATTGCTCAATTCCCATCACGATACGGTAAAACCAAACTCCGGTTACACCCGTGATCCTTATGCAGCAACAGTGAAAAACGGAAAATTATTTGGCCTGGGTAGTAATGATGCAGGAGGTTGCCTGGTATCTCTTCTGGCCACTTTTACATATTTCTATGGTGCAAAAAATCTTAAATATAATATTCTTTTTGCCGGAACAGCAGAGGAGGAGATCAATGGAAAAAACGGGATAGCTTGCCTGCTGCCTTTACTTCCAAAAATTGATGTTGCAATTGTTGGGGAACCCACGTTAATGCAAATGGCCGTGGCAGAGAAGGGTTTGGTGGTTTTTGATGCTGTGGTGAAAGGAACTCCCTCTCACGCTGCTCACCCAAATCATGATAATGCGATATATAAAACCGCGAAGGTTTTAAATTGGTTTAAAAATTTCAAATTTGAAAGGGTATCTGAAGCGCTGGGAGAAGTAAAACTTACGGTGACCCAGATCAATGCAGGTTCACAGCATAATGTGGTTCCTGCACAGGTGGACCTGGTAATTGATGTGCGGGTAAATGACAGATATACCAATGCCGAAATTGAACAGATTCTTTTGGAAAATGCTCCAGTTGACGAGATAAAAGCTCGGTCACTCAGGCTTAATTCCTCCTCCATTCCAATGGAACATACTTTGGTAAAGGCTGGAATTTCCATTGGAATGAAAACCTATGGTTCCCCAACGCTTTCAGACCAGGCAATGCTTAGATGCCCCTCCTTAAAACTGGGGCCGGGGGATTCCACCAGGTCTCATTCAGCTGATGAATTTATTTTTGTCGCTGAAATAGAAGAGGGAATTGAAAAGTATATTCAGCTGCTTGAAAAAACAATAAAATAG
- a CDS encoding GNAT family N-acetyltransferase: MKIVIANNTHAKYAQIICDTIEESAKVRGTGIARRTPEYILTKMENGNAIIALEGETFAGFCYIEIWGHEKFVANSGLIVHPDFRNRGLAKDIKKAVFDHSRKKYPDAKIFGITTGLAVMKINYELGYQPVTFSELTTDESFWKGCQTCKNYDILTRTERKMCLCTGMLYDPAKKVKPKEKSRLNDKAFTRLKSIKQTLFFKKEKATTGVKTQK, from the coding sequence ATGAAAATTGTCATTGCTAATAATACACATGCGAAATACGCCCAAATAATTTGCGACACCATTGAGGAGTCGGCAAAAGTTCGTGGTACCGGTATTGCCCGCAGAACCCCTGAGTATATCCTCACCAAAATGGAGAACGGGAATGCGATCATTGCTCTTGAAGGGGAAACCTTTGCCGGTTTTTGTTATATCGAGATTTGGGGGCACGAAAAATTTGTGGCCAATTCCGGATTGATAGTACATCCCGATTTCAGGAACCGTGGCCTGGCAAAGGATATCAAAAAAGCGGTATTTGACCATTCCCGAAAGAAATATCCCGATGCCAAGATCTTTGGGATCACTACCGGCCTCGCGGTTATGAAGATCAATTATGAGCTGGGGTATCAACCGGTAACTTTTTCTGAATTAACAACAGATGAAAGTTTCTGGAAAGGTTGCCAGACCTGTAAGAACTATGATATTCTTACCAGAACAGAGCGCAAAATGTGCCTTTGTACAGGAATGCTTTATGACCCTGCAAAAAAGGTAAAACCAAAGGAAAAATCGAGATTGAACGATAAAGCTTTTACCAGATTGAAAAGTATTAAACAAACGCTTTTTTTTAAAAAGGAAAAAGCGACAACGGGAGTTAAAACCCAAAAATAA
- a CDS encoding response regulator transcription factor → MSKTVIIVDDHNLFGQSLKGLINSFNDYQVLAVLTTGQELVDYFEGNRVKPDIVLLDIRMPVMNGMETMEWLKVNYPDQKVLALSMEHEEEIIIKMIKAGCRGYLLKDIEPDEFLFALTCVLDSGYYLNEETSSALRCARENLSSNPLSQREMEFINLACSELTYKEVALQMNLSPKTIDGYRENLFRKLDVKSRVGLVLYAVKNNMVSV, encoded by the coding sequence ATGAGTAAGACGGTAATTATCGTTGATGATCACAATCTGTTTGGCCAGTCATTAAAAGGCCTTATAAATTCTTTTAATGATTACCAGGTTCTGGCCGTATTAACTACCGGGCAGGAACTTGTAGATTATTTTGAGGGCAATAGAGTGAAGCCGGACATTGTCCTGCTGGATATTCGCATGCCGGTTATGAATGGTATGGAAACCATGGAATGGCTTAAGGTAAATTATCCAGATCAAAAGGTTCTTGCGCTCTCTATGGAACATGAGGAAGAGATCATTATTAAAATGATCAAGGCAGGGTGCCGGGGATATTTATTGAAGGATATTGAGCCAGATGAATTCTTATTTGCACTTACCTGTGTATTAGATAGCGGGTATTATCTTAACGAAGAAACTTCCAGTGCCTTACGGTGCGCCCGGGAAAATTTATCCTCCAATCCGCTCTCACAAAGAGAAATGGAATTTATTAATCTTGCCTGTAGTGAACTAACCTACAAGGAAGTGGCCCTGCAAATGAATTTAAGTCCAAAAACTATAGATGGTTACAGGGAAAACCTATTCCGCAAGCTCGATGTAAAAAGTCGCGTGGGGCTCGTGCTTTATGCAGTTAAGAACAATATGGTAAGCGTATAA
- a CDS encoding argininosuccinate synthase, which yields MKKVVIAYSGGLDTSYCAKYLSKEENFEVHAVSVNTGGFSAEEIEKIGNNAQKIGAASYTNIDAVATFYQKVVKYLIYGNVLKNNTYPLSVSAERIIQAIEIVNYAKEIGAEYIAHGSTGAGNDQVRFDLIFQTLAPGIKIITPIRDKQLSRQEEIEYLKAQGVEMNWEKAKYSVNKGLWGTSVGGAETLTSTQPLPETAYPSQLIEKEPQQVVLTFLKGELTAVNGKENLPEKNIEILENIASKYAIGRDIHVGDTIIGIKGRVGFEAAAALIIIKGHHLLEKHTLSKWQLQHKDYLANWYGTHLHEGQYLDPVMRNIEAFLENSQEQVTGDVFVTLHPYRFVLDGADSKFDLMNSSFGNYGEENKAWTATDAKGFIKILSNSGKIYQHVKNNQ from the coding sequence ATGAAAAAAGTAGTAATTGCATACAGCGGCGGATTGGATACCTCTTACTGCGCCAAATACCTTTCAAAGGAAGAAAACTTTGAAGTACATGCGGTAAGCGTTAATACAGGAGGTTTTTCTGCTGAAGAAATTGAAAAAATAGGAAATAATGCCCAAAAAATAGGAGCAGCATCCTATACAAATATAGATGCCGTTGCCACCTTTTATCAAAAAGTGGTAAAATATCTTATCTATGGAAATGTTTTGAAGAATAATACCTATCCGCTTTCGGTAAGTGCTGAAAGGATTATCCAGGCCATTGAGATAGTTAATTATGCAAAGGAGATTGGTGCGGAATATATTGCTCACGGGAGTACAGGTGCAGGTAATGACCAGGTGCGATTTGATCTTATTTTCCAAACGCTGGCACCGGGGATCAAAATTATTACCCCCATAAGAGATAAACAACTGTCCAGGCAGGAAGAGATAGAATATCTTAAAGCCCAGGGAGTAGAAATGAACTGGGAGAAGGCCAAATATTCTGTAAACAAAGGCCTGTGGGGTACCAGCGTAGGTGGGGCCGAAACTCTAACTTCCACGCAACCTTTACCGGAAACTGCCTATCCTTCGCAGCTTATTGAAAAAGAACCGCAGCAAGTAGTGCTCACTTTTCTTAAAGGTGAACTTACTGCCGTGAATGGTAAGGAAAACCTTCCGGAAAAAAACATTGAGATCCTTGAAAACATCGCCTCTAAATATGCAATTGGAAGAGATATTCACGTAGGGGATACCATTATTGGAATAAAAGGCAGGGTAGGATTTGAAGCTGCAGCAGCTTTGATCATTATCAAGGGCCACCATCTCCTGGAAAAACACACCCTTAGCAAATGGCAATTACAACACAAGGATTATCTGGCCAACTGGTATGGTACTCATTTACATGAGGGCCAGTACCTGGATCCTGTGATGAGAAATATAGAGGCATTTCTGGAAAATTCCCAGGAACAGGTTACCGGTGATGTGTTTGTAACGCTACATCCTTACCGCTTTGTTCTGGATGGGGCAGATTCCAAATTTGACCTTATGAATAGCAGCTTTGGAAACTATGGTGAAGAAAATAAAGCCTGGACTGCAACAGACGCAAAAGGTTTTATAAAGATCCTCTCAAATTCGGGAAAAATATATCAACACGTAAAAAATAACCAATGA
- the argB gene encoding acetylglutamate kinase yields MKTLKVVKIGGKLIEDEAKLSSFLKDFAALEGPKILVHGGGNLATEIASRLGYETKIIDGRRITDQNSLDVIVMTYGGLINKRIVAKLQGLHCNAIGLCGADGRSVISIKREIKEIDYGFVGDITEINIGFINSLLDEGITPVFSAISCTKEGELLNTNGDSVASEIAIAMSGHYTTQLNFCFEKRGVLADAKDDSSVIPVLDRKDYESLKEKKIIGEGMLPKLHNCFNALDKGVSNIYLGDFTLLKNDSECTKIGK; encoded by the coding sequence ATGAAAACGCTTAAGGTTGTAAAAATAGGAGGAAAGCTAATTGAAGATGAAGCAAAGCTCAGCAGTTTTTTAAAAGATTTTGCAGCATTAGAGGGCCCTAAGATCCTTGTGCATGGTGGGGGAAATCTCGCCACCGAAATTGCTTCGCGATTGGGATATGAAACCAAAATAATAGATGGGCGAAGGATCACAGATCAAAATTCCCTGGATGTTATTGTGATGACCTATGGCGGACTTATAAACAAACGTATTGTAGCTAAATTGCAGGGATTACATTGCAATGCTATAGGTTTATGCGGGGCCGATGGACGGAGTGTAATTTCTATCAAAAGAGAAATTAAAGAGATAGATTATGGGTTCGTGGGAGATATAACCGAAATTAATATTGGTTTTATAAATTCATTATTGGATGAGGGGATCACTCCTGTTTTTTCGGCAATATCCTGTACAAAAGAGGGGGAATTATTGAACACCAACGGAGATTCTGTAGCATCAGAGATTGCTATTGCGATGAGCGGCCATTATACCACCCAATTAAACTTCTGTTTTGAAAAAAGAGGGGTTTTGGCAGATGCAAAGGATGACAGCTCCGTTATCCCGGTGCTGGACAGGAAGGATTATGAAAGTTTAAAAGAAAAAAAGATCATAGGGGAAGGTATGTTACCTAAACTTCATAACTGTTTTAATGCGCTTGATAAGGGAGTTTCTAACATATATTTGGGCGATTTTACCCTGTTGAAAAATGATTCAGAATGCACCAAAATAGGAAAATAA